The following DNA comes from Capsicum annuum cultivar UCD-10X-F1 chromosome 7, UCD10Xv1.1, whole genome shotgun sequence.
ACATGAGGATGGTTTGCCAAATACCAATCAGTTCACTCTTGATGCAGGGACATCTGCTGCAATCCACTATGGAACTGGATCTATTTCTGGATATTTTAGCACTGACAATGTCAAAGTTGGCGATCTTGTTGTCAAAGATCAGGTAACTATTGAATGGAAGTGTTTTGGATTGACTTTGTGACTTTCTTTCTTAACTTTTTTCTTTGGAATAGGACTTTATCGAGGCAACTCGAGAGCCAGGCATCACGTTTTTGGCAGCCAAGTTTGATGGCATTCTTGGACTTGGATTTCAAGAGATATCTGTAGGGAAAGCTGTCCCTGTCTGGTATGCTATATATTTACATGATAACTGTTTTAGTTTCCAGGTTATTTCCTTggattcaattttaaattttgctGGATTTTCTTATGCGTTTGATTTCATGGAATTTACAATTTACTTTTTTTATCTGTTATGTACTTCTAAACTCTTTTCTTGCCGAATCAAAGTCTTGAGACATCTATAATACTCTTAGGTACAATATGGTAAATGAAGGTCTTGTTAAAAAAGCTGTTTTCTCATTTTGGTTCAATCGGAATGCTAAAGAGGAAGAAGGGGGTGAACTTGTTTTTGGTGGAGTTGATCCCAAACATTTCAAGGGTGTACATACATATGTTCCTGTAACTCACAAAGGCTACTGGCAGGTGGATTTTCTATttgtattctaaaagtgaatcTGCACTTATGCTGTATACTTTTGTTTGTACTGATCAAAGTATTTCCTATTCTCAGTTTGATATGGGTGATGTGCTTGTCGGTGGCGAAACGACTGGtactattttgatttattgtttatGATGTtgtgtataaaaattatgattCTGAATTTCAAGTTAATTTTCTTCATGTATTCTGTCAaagctaattttctttttcttttttccaggATTTTGTTCCGGTGGTTGTTCAGCAATTGCAGACTCTGGAACATCCTTATTGGCAGGACCAGCGGTATGTATCTCGCTTGGCGAAATTATGAACAATAAGAATCAGAACCACAATTATATATATTGTCTTCACATCAAATATTGAGCAGATGACACACACCTCTAACAGAACTGCCACAATTTTTCGATAAGCAAACTGCAGCACTTTTAGTtcttcttggtttttcttttaaaatctgAACTAGCAAATTGTGTTGTGTATAAAATCTGTCTtaataatttcttcattttttgattGCTTCTATTAGGATTGTCAATGACTAGCAAACTTGCCCAAAAGCCAGTCCAACCAGTAACAGAGTTGAACTTACAAATAAGGAATGGTTTTTCACATCTAATGTAATCCTAGAATGCCCGATTGATATTGATTGTTGTGTTCTAAGGAGTTTAAAAGGGTTCAGGAGCCATATTCTCACATCATTCGGgacattcacacacacacacacacacacacacacacacaaacacacacacacacacacacacacagagcaAAGAACAATGAGATGATTGAGTTCTACTTATCAAAAAAAGGAGGAATGAATTCTAAGTTGCTTTGTCTGTCCACAAGCTCTTCTTCACTGAATGAAGATTTTCACGGCTTAGGGCTGTGACTTGATCACGTACATTAAGTTTTTGGCATTTATGTAGAACTCGTTTTCCATAACCATGGAATAGGTGTGTTTGGGCCAGGTGAGTTCTTACTCAGCTGCTacttcatgatattcagtttaaATCATTGAGTTCTGATGCATGTTTTTTTTTCAGACCATTATTACTCAAATTAATCATGCAATTGGAGCGTCAGGAGTTGTCAGCCAGGAATGCAAGTCAGTAGTCAGTGAATATGGAAAAACTATACTAGCTCTATTAGAATCAAAGGTATGACATATGCTAAGCATCTTTTCTATAATTATTCTATAGAAATTTATTTGCATCCAAGCAGTGGTATACAAAGGATTTTGCACATATAGAGCCAGGGGCGAATTTATTGGCAAAAATTGGGGCATGTGAACCCGTGGTCTCTATGTAAAActgttattttatgtatatattttctaataaaattagtatAATACCATCTTCTGGCACCCATGCTACAAGAAGACTAAATGGCGCACTTGCTTGGAGGTTGAGTTAATTATATAGAGGACTAGGGATCAATTTCCACTAAATacaatttttccttcttttttaagTGGTGCGCCCATGTTCTAGAAATCCTAGATTTGCCGCTCGTGTCAGCCTAAGGGTTCTAACACTATTTCCTTTCTCAAACTGCTATTTTATTTTGCCCTATTTTCAAGCTTTATTGACTTATTGGATATCCTTACGTGTGCGCTCACGCACACATAATGAAAATTATGGAGACACATCTTTCTACAAGTCGTCTCCATGCATCCGAGGGTCTTCAATGACACCGAACTGTGTCAAGTCGCTAGTTTCTTTAGCAGTTTACCTCATTTGATATTTGAATCTGAGTTCTGGACTTCTCGCCTATGCTTCACAGGCAGCGCCTCAACAGATCTGCTCCCAAATTGGTTTATGCTCTTTGGATGGTGGACGAGATGTTAGGTGAGGTTAAATATATCTGCATGTTCAACATTTTGCATTTGAAATGATTATAATTAGAAATGATCAAATGTACACATGCCATGATTGGTATCTCATCAGTTCAATCACCATCTTTAGAAAAACAGAACAACTTATTGTCCACTTGGGTTTGCTGCAGGTTCTTCTAGCTGTTTATTTCAACACATTTGTCCTCGACTTTATTGCTGTATGTCTGGACCAATTATTAATGCTTAATTCTATATGCAGTATGATTATTGAGAGTGTGGTGGATAAACACAATGAGGCTTCGAATGGCATGCATGATGAGATGTGCAGGGTTTGTGAGATGGCTGTGGTATGGATGCAAAACCAAGTAAGACGAAATGAAACTGCAGAAAGAATCTTTGATTATATTAACAAGGTGAGGTAGATTTTATACATTATGCATagtaaatactccctccgtcccctTTTGTGTCACCATTTCTTTTTTGGtctgtcccaaaaagaatgtcattttTCCTTATTTGTTAACTATTTAATGGCATCATCCCCATTTTATCCTTAGTGGGTCTCACTTTAtaagaaaagacaattaaaaagTAAACTTTAACAAGgtaattttgtaaactttacaaagtcatcgtttatttcttaaactctgtgtccggtcaaatggcgacacataaaatgggaccaAGGGAGTATTGGTTAATCAGGATCTCAATGCTTTAGTTCAAATTCCAACTGTAGCTTTGCGACCGATTGCCCAGCCCAATGGGAGAATCTGCAGTTGACTGCAACAGCCTTGCTACCATGCCTAATGTTTCCTTTACCATTGGTGATAAAACATTTGAGCTGACGCCTCAGCAGGTAATTTTTTACTGCTCTATTGATGTGCTTTGTCTCATTTAAGATATTGCTTTGAGGCACACATGTCTAATACAGGATCAATATTCAGCCAATTCTTTTCAAGAAGAATGGGCATCCTAGACTTCCTGGTTTAGTCTGTTTTTGCTTTTCCAACGGCGAAATGATCTATTGGACCCTTATACTTGTCCGGGTTTGTGATGTCAACACCGTAAACTCAatgattcaaatattttaaacccttCTGACCGTTGACTTAAGCCTAGGTGGTAACTTAACGGGTGAGTTGGAAAAAATGCATAATTTCATGCATGTAGGGCGTGTATACACaagttttttaattcaaaataattaaactaaataAATCTCCTTCTTTGCACCTACCCCACCTACATCCGGTGGTGGtgagataaagaagaaaaaatggagagGAGATGTGGGGGAGCttatttgattttcttcttgaaaaaaagtttatttcctatctGTCATTGTAAAATGACGTGGAATTTCACGTGTACTTGTTTGTATTACACGCACATTAATCGGATGAGAAAAGGgtttaaaatcttgtgttttgataGGTTGAGGGGTTTAAATGACAAAGTGGTAGGTGGAGGTGTCCACAACTCGGACAAGTGCAAGGGTCTAGCAGACCGTTGTGCCTTTCCCAAAATGGAAGTCTTTAAAAACCATATAGCACGAACCAATTGCACTGGCAAACCACAGATATGCAGATATGTATTGTACATAACATTCCTTTTTGTGGTTGTTGAACAGTATGTCCTTAAAATTGGTGAGGCTCCTGTTACACAGTGCATAAGTGGATTCACAGCATTTGATCTGCCGCCTCCTCGTGGGCCCCTTTGGTATGCCTCTCTACTTTTTGTTCTGCACTCACTGTTCTCTAGTATGGTTAATTGATGCCACAATAATCAGCTTCTACAAATCACCTCAATaactactccctccattccagATTATGTGACTTTATTTTGCTTTCAGTATGCCCTCTTTCAAATTGTGGAATATTTAACTTAAATTTCCCATTTTATTCTTTGACGAGAAGCTTTTCTAATGTTATTAACATGTTTAAGATAAATAAGTTTTCGAATTCTCTTTCTTAAACACAATGCCCAGTCAAATGAGTTCACATAAATtagtagtaatttttttatacaaGTACCTCACTACCTCAAGGTAAACTATTTTCTCTTCATACATTTATTGGAACTTCTTATTCTTgggctaaaatgcataaatactcTTCTTTCAAATATTGGAACTTCTTtcattccttgtcttgagccgggggtctatcggaagcaacctttctacttctccggaggtagtggtatggactgcctacatcttaccttccccagatcccactatgtgggaatagactgggtttgttgttgttgaaataaaGTCTTTCTGAACTATTCAATGATGAGCTTCTACATAATATTTAGAAATGGAACTGGGTAAGAGTTGTGGACAACAATGTTTTAGAAGGTAAAAGTGGGACTTGTCTCATGAAGAGGCAACCCTTGGTGTGCCATCCATACATTCTTTACATCTCGTATTATTTGTTATGCGTGTGCTAGAAATTTGACTATAATTTACACGATATTATTCTATATCTAAGAACTGACTATGGTAAATTAGTTGATCAATTTTCTTCACCATTTCTGGATACTGTTATATATTCGACTTTGATACATCTGCTAGATTAACATAGTTGATTAATTAGCTCATTGGGTATCACTTGTACAGGATCTTGGGTGATGTTTTCATGGGTCACTACCACACAGTATTTGACTATGAGAAACTGAGAGTTGGTTTTGCGGAGGCAGCTTAAATGCTGCTGTGTATCTTTGTGTTGCGACCCTTTCAAGTATAACGTTGTCTTTTAAACGAGAAAATGGGCTGCACTTGTAGATAAATAACCGATGCTTGAGCCTTTTTGCTTGATTTGTTAACAGCTGTTGTGTAATGGCAGATTAATTGCTCATCTTTGTAGTTTCTGGTTaatttgtaatactattctggcAACGGTTTGGTTTATGCTGGAGAAAATAACTTATCAAATATCATCTTTAAGTGCTGctttagattttgatgaaattatttgAGTGTACGGTCGTTGTAGATTGATTTTGTGCGTCTTCCTAGAGAATTTTCATTTTTGCTACATGCATCTTGTTTCCAAGCACGTGTTATAACATTGTTGATGTCTCAATACTGAGAATTATCATCAAACTAAGTTTTCTACCGTAAACCAATCAAACACAAAATGAAGCGTtggaaaatattaataatatatttaccaATATGTATCTTTGTTTTTTAAAACCTTACATAGTACCAAAAAAGCGTGTGAAGCACGCAAATTGGAGTAGCAATTTCAATTCATATTGGTGAAAGTAGTTgctttgattcatattttaagtagataaatatgaaattcaattcATCTGGAAAATTCATACAAATCATATTAGTGAAAGTAGTCagtttaattcatattttaaataaataaatatgaaatttaactCATCTAAAAAAATTCATACAAATATGGATAAAGTGGATAAAATATGGATACCTATTTATACACTCACCTATGCTTAAAATTTCTAATTGcactataaatttttttttttttaaagaaaaagaaaattagggGCAGGGGTGGGATGGGTTGGGTGGTTGGGCTAGGATTGGGGGAGagcaatttctttttttttaaaataaaaaattaagggctggggaatttatttatttattttttNNNNNNNNNNNNNNNNNNNNNNNNNNNNNNNNNNNNNNNNNNNNNNNNNNNNNNNNNNNNNNNNNNNNNNNNNNNNNNNNNNNNNNNNNNNNNNNNNNNNNNNNNNNNNNNNNNNNNNNNNNNNNNNNNNNNNNNNNNNNNNNNNNNNNNNNNNNNNNNNNNNNNNNNNNNNNNNNNNNNNNNNNNNNNNNNNNNNNNNNNNNNNNNNNNNNNNNNNNNNNNNNNNNNNNNNNNNNNNNNNNNNNNNNNNNNNNNNNNNNNNNNNNNNNNNNNNNNNNNNNNNNNNNNNNNNNNNNNNNNNNNNNNNNNNNNNNNNNNNNNNNNNNNNNNNNNNNNNNNNNNNNNNNNNNNNNNNNNNNNNNNNNNNNNNNNNNNNNNNNNNNNNNNNNNNNNNNNNNNNNNNNNNNNNNNNNNNNNNNNNNNNNNNNNNNNNNNNNNNNNNNNNNNNNNNNNNNNNNNNNNNNNNNNNNNNNNNNNNNNNNNNNNNNNNNNNNNNNNNNNNNNNNNNNNNNNNNNNNNNNNNNNNNNNNNNNNNNNNNNNNNNNNNNNNNNNNNNNNNNNNNNNNNNNNNNNNNNNNNNNNNNNNNNNNNNNNNNNNNNNNNNNNNNNNNNNNNNNNNNNNNNNNNNNNNNNNNNNNNNNNNNNNNNNNNNNNNNNNNNNNNNNNNNNNNNNNNNNNNNNNNNNNNNNNNNNNNNNNNNNNNNNNNNNNNNNNNNNNNNNNNNNNNNNNNNNNNNNNNNNNNNNNNNNNNNNNNNNNNNNNNNNNNNNNNNNNNNNNNNNNNNNNNNNNNNNNNNNNNNNNNNNNNNNNNNNNNNNNNNNNNNNNNNNNNNNNNNNNNNNNNNNNNNNNNNNNNNNNNNNNNNNNNNNNNNNNNNNNNNNNNNNNNNNNNNNNNNNNNNNNNNNNNNNNNNNNNNNNNNNNNNNNNNNNNNNNNNNNNNNNNNNNNNNNNNNNNNNNNNNNNNNNNNNNNNNNNNNNNNNNNNNNNNNNNNNNNNNNNNNNNNNNNNNNNNNNNNNNNNNNNNNNNNNNNNNNNNNNNNNNNNNNNNNNNNNNNNNNNNNNNNNNNNNNNNNNNNNNNNNNNNNNNNNNNNNNNNNNNNNNNNNNNNNNNNNNNNNNNNNNNNNNNNNNNNNNNNNNNNNNNNNNNNNNNNNNNNNNNNNNNNNNNNNNNNNNNNNNNNNNNNNNNNNNNNNNNNNNNNNNNNNNNNNNNNNNNNNNNNNNNNNNNNNNNNNNNNNNNNNNNNNNNNNNNNNNNNNNNNNNNNNNNNNNNNNNNNNNNNNNNNNNNNNNNNNNNNNNNNNNNNNNNNNNNNNNNNNNNNNNNNNNNNNNNNNNNNNNNNNNNNNNNNNNNNNNNNNNNNNNNNNNNNNNNNNNNNNNNNNNNNNNNNNNNNNNNNNNNNNNNNNNNNNNNNNNNNNNNNNNNNNNNNNNNNNNNNNNNNNNNNNNNNNNNNNNNNNNNNNNNNNNNNNNNNNNNNNNNNNNNNNNNNNNNNNNNNNNNNNNNNNNNNNNNNNNNNNNNNNNNNNNNNNNNNNNNNNNNNNNNNNNNNNNNNNNNNNNNNNNNNNNNNNNNNNNNNNNNNNNNNNNNNNNNNNNNNNNNNNNNNNNNNNNNNNNNNNNNNNNNNNNNNNNNNNNNNNNNNNNNNNNNNNNNNNNNNNNNNNNNNNNNNNNNNNNNNNNNNNNNNNNNNNNNNNNNNNNNNNNNNNNNNNNNNNNNNNNNNNNNNNNNNNNNNNNNNNNNNNNNNNNNNNNNNNNNNNNNNNNNNNNNNNNNNNNNNNNNNNNNNNNNNNNNNNNNNNNNNNNNNNNNNNNNNNNNNNNNNNNNNNNNNNNNNNNNNNNNNNNNNNNNNNNNNNNNNNNNNNNNNNNNNNNNNNNNNNNNNNNNNNNNNNNNNNNNNNNNNNNNNNNNNNNNNNNNNNNNNNNNNNNNNNNNNNNNNNNNNNNNNNNNNNNNNNNNNNNNNNNNNNNNNNNNNNNNNNNNNNNNNNNNNNNNNNNNNNNNNNNNNNNNNNNNNNNNNNNNNNNNNNNNNNNNNNNNNNNNNNNNNNNNNNNNNNNNNNNNNNNNNNNNNNNNNNNNNNNNNNNNNNNNNNNNNNNNNNNNNNNNNNNNNNNNNNNNNNNNNNNNNNNNNNNNNNNNNNNNNNNNNNNNNNNNNNNNNNNNNNNNNNNNNNNNNNNNNNNNNNNNNNNNNNNNNNNNNNNNNNNNNNNNNNNNNNNNNNNNNNNNNNNNNNNNNNNNNNNNNNNNNNNNNNNNNNNNNNNNNNNNNNNNNNNNNNNNNNNNNNNNNNNNNNNNNNNNNNNNNNNNNNNNNNNNNNNNNNNNNNNNNNNNNNNNNNNNNNNNNNNNNNNNNNNNNNNNNNNNNNNNNNNNNNNNNNNNNNNNNNNNNNNNNNNNNNNNNNNNNNNNNNNNNNNNNNNNNNNNNNNNNNNNNNNNNNNNNNNNNNNNNNNNNNNNNNNNNNNNNNNNNNNNNNNNNNNNNNNNNNNNNNNNNNNNNNNNNNNNNNNNNNNNNNNNNNNNNNNNNNNNNNNNNNNNNNNNNNNNNNNNNNNNNNNNNNNNNNNNNNNNNNNNNNNNNNNNNNNNNNNNNNNNNNNNNNNNNNNNNNNNNNNNNNNNNNNNNNNNNNNNNNNNNNNNNNNNNNNNNNNNNNNNNNNNNNNNNNNNNNNNNNNNNNNNNNNNNNNNNNNNNNNNNNNNNNNNNNNNNNNNNNNNNNNNNNNNNNNNNNNNNNNNNNNNNNNNNNNNNNNNNNNNNNNNNNNNNNNNNNNNNNNNNNNNNNNNNNNNNNNNNNNNNNNNNNNNNNNNNNNNNNNNNNNNNNNNNNNNNNNNNNNNNNNNNNNNNNNNNNNNNNNNNNNNNNNNNNNNNNNNNNNNNNNNNNNNNNNNNNNNNNNNNNNNNNNNNNNNNNNNNNNNNNNNNNNNNNNNNNNNNNNNNNNNNNNNNNNNNNNNNNNNNNNNNNNNNNNNNNNNNNNNNNNNNNNNNNNNNNNNNNNNNNNNNNNNNNNNNAAAATTAGGGGCAGGGGTGGGATGGGTTGGGTGGTTGGGCTAGGATTGGGGGAGagcaatttctttttttttaaaataaaaaattaagggctggggaatttatttatttattttttaaaaaaaaattcattcgattgaggcggggggggggggggggggggtgtttttttgttttttttttttgtttttttttttttttttttttttgtgtgggggtaggggtgggtggggggggggggtgggggggaggggggggggggggggggataaaaCAAGCGGGGTTGGggttaagaaattattttttaaaagaaaatttattttaaaaaaaaattaatttttttaggatGAGGGGTCGGGGTTGGGGGCTGTGAGGGTGCATTGGAGGGACGGAGGTAGGCGAGTGGggataactttttaaaaaaaatatgcctttttttttggggggggggggggggggggggggggagaaccCGTGCAGTGGGTGGAGGGATGGTGTAGAGGTGAAAAAATGAAGTTGATATGCCTATAGAAGTTCTAAATTTTTGGCCTTAGGAGTTAA
Coding sequences within:
- the LOC107853537 gene encoding cyprosin — its product is MGTRYGACLTALCLLLLLSPMVFSVSNDGLPRVGIKKRKLDQINQVFGGIDSNGAHSTRNYRLGGKLGDSDIDIIALKNYLDAQYFGEISIGSPPQKFTVIFDTGSSNLWVPSARCYFSLACYLHPKYKSRYSSTYKRNGTSAAIHYGTGSISGYFSTDNVKVGDLVVKDQDFIEATREPGITFLAAKFDGILGLGFQEISVGKAVPVWYNMVNEGLVKKAVFSFWFNRNAKEEEGGELVFGGVDPKHFKGVHTYVPVTHKGYWQFDMGDVLVGGETTGFCSGGCSAIADSGTSLLAGPATIITQINHAIGASGVVSQECKSVVSEYGKTILALLESKAAPQQICSQIGLCSLDGGRDVSMIIESVVDKHNEASNGMHDEMCRVCEMAVVWMQNQVRRNETAERIFDYINKLCDRLPSPMGESAVDCNSLATMPNVSFTIGDKTFELTPQQYVLKIGEAPVTQCISGFTAFDLPPPRGPLWILGDVFMGHYHTVFDYEKLRVGFAEAA